From Anopheles funestus chromosome 3RL, idAnoFuneDA-416_04, whole genome shotgun sequence, a single genomic window includes:
- the LOC125768149 gene encoding D-aminoacyl-tRNA deacylase 1-like isoform X3, translated as MKAIIQRVTSAKVMVGDEAVSSIGRALCMLVGISSDNNANDMERMWRTKVPQSTAVR; from the exons ATGAAAGCCATAATACAACGTGTCACCTCAGCGAAAGTGATGG TTGGTGACGAAGCAGTAAGCTCGATTGGCCGTGCACTGTGCATGCTAGTAGGCATTTCATCCGATAACAATGCAAACGATATGGAGCGGATGTGG CGCACGAAAGTTCCTCAATCTACGGCTGTTCGATGA
- the LOC125768130 gene encoding mitochondrial enolase superfamily member 1-like yields MRKDRCLNITTLQAKDIRWPTSLGAHGSDAMHTDPDYSCVYVTIATAEGPVGYGMTFTLGRGTDIVLLAVRAMKRFVEGRTTASIFEHFGQFWRELTSDSQLRWIGPEKGVTHLAVAAIINALWDLWGRIRNVPVWQLLAEMEPEELVSTIDFRYIEDVITPKEAIAMLHETKATRDERIQYLIKNGYPAYTTQIGWLGYSDETIRALCRKYLAAGFKAFKMKVGLDLQNDIERCKLVREEIGWDNQFMIDANQTWNVQTAIEWVTNLKDFKPLWIEEPTSPDDVLGHAKIAAALKEHSIGVATGEMCCNRVMFKQFMQANALEFCQIDSARIGGVNEILAVYLMAKKLNVKVCPHAGGVGLCEMVQHLQMWDYCSVSCTMEGRMVEFVDQQHDQFVYPAQINEKACYVAPTMPGYSTELKETAIMQFEYPHGTEWKRMLGEGIFTLENY; encoded by the exons atgaggAAAGATCGTTGTCTCAATATTACCACTCTGCAAGCGAAGGATATCCGTTGGCCGACCTCACTAGGAGCACACGGATCCGATGCAATG CATACGGATCCAGATTATTCCTGCGTTTATGTGACGATCGCAACAGCCGAAGGTCCTGTCGGGTACGGTATGACGTTTACGCTTGGCCGTGGTACGGATATCGTGTTGCTCGCTGTCCGCGCTATGAAGCGTTTTGTCGAGGGCCGTACTACGGCCAGCATCTTCGAACACTTTGGACAGTTTTGGCGTGAACTAACGAGTGATTCTCAACTCCGTTGG ATCGGACCGGAGAAAGGTGTGACGCATCTAGCCGTGGCCGCGATCATCAATGCACTGTGGGACCTTTGGGGCCGCATACGGAACGTTCCGGTGTGGCAGCTGCTGGCCGAGATGGAACCCGAG GAGTTAGTTTCAACCATAGACTTTCGTTACATTGAAGATGTTATCACTCCCAAGGAGGCAATAGCGATGCTGCATGAAACGAAAGCAACCCGAGACGAACGTATTCAGTATCTTATTAAAAACGGATACCCAGCGTACACAACACAAATag GATGGCTTGGATACAGTGACGAAACGATTCGCGCGCTCTGCCGAAAGTATCTTGCAGCAGGTTTCAAGGCATTCAAAATGAAAGTGGGCCTAGATTTGCAGAACGATATAGAACGGTGCAAACTGGTGCGGGAAGAAATCGGATGGGATAACCAATTT ATGATCGATGCTAATCAAACATGGAACGTCCAAACTGCCATCGAATGGGTCAcaaatttaaaagattttaagCCGCTATGGATTGAGGAACCAACCTCGCCAGATGATGTGCTGGGTCACGCAAAAATTGCGGCAGCTTTGAA GGAGCATTCCATCGGTGTAGCAACTGGAGAGATGTGTTGCAATCGTGTCATGTTCAAGCAGTTCATGCAAGCAAATGCTCTCGAGTTTTGCCAAATAGATTCAGCTCGCATCGGAGGAGTAAACGAAATACTGGCCGTGTATTTAATGGCTAAAAAGCTCAATG TGAAAGTTTGTCCTCACGCTGGAGGTGTTGGACTGTGCGAAATGGTACAACATTTGCAAATGTGGGATTACTGTTCCGTTTCGTGCACGATGGAAGGACGCATGGTAGAGTTTGTCGATCAGCAACACGACCAATTTGTATACCCGGCACAGATCAATGAAAAAGCATGCTATGTAGCTCCAACCATGCCTGGATATTCTACAGAGCTGAAGGAAACAGCCATTATGCAATTTGAATATCCCCACGGAACAGAATGGAAGCGCATGCTGGGTGAAGGGATCTTCACTCTAGAAAATTACTGA
- the LOC125768149 gene encoding D-aminoacyl-tRNA deacylase-like isoform X1, with protein sequence MKAIIQRVTSAKVMVGDEAVSSIGRALCMLVGISSDNNANDMERIARKFLNLRLFDETATGNRWTESGEAPGNTVR encoded by the exons ATGAAAGCCATAATACAACGTGTCACCTCAGCGAAAGTGATGG TTGGTGACGAAGCAGTAAGCTCGATTGGCCGTGCACTGTGCATGCTAGTAGGCATTTCATCCGATAACAATGCAAACGATATGGAGCGGAT CGCACGAAAGTTCCTCAATCTACGGCTGTTCGATGAGACAGCTACCGGAAACCGGTGGACAGAATCGGGCGAAGCGCCTGGAAATACTGTGCGTTAG
- the LOC125768117 gene encoding inner nuclear membrane protein Man1: MDNLDQLADDELRLRLVQYGFPNLPVTSTTRKILIKKLRHHIDSENQKLRRESSKAARYSSGEESDGNDGRKTTTAAQRKIYSANMTRSQRATVAGPAAGMGSSVSMPPPAPTSVVRSSMTRVPISISSIPSSASTPHSVSSSSSSSNNNFAGANGAGPNHHRSNKSLSHSPPIGSTVYISPLIVHDSEEEDYSPTLRAGVRGGGESFLRNLGSTSSTPASHSSLFRKTALATGNITPPSANSSMYSNIGGGADNNSSGGGSGLLNDSNGSNGAGTGDVPYVSEYTKRLMQLRGETVSQENYNSAIGGIIGRRSVTNNMPPSQRYSAASSHLHAIRTNHQQLPSAAGGGIGGGAVGGILHHPMRTGHPHLLNSKGAPGTTSSPLGNSGSIIAGNHIRQRYSRLSGTSEFNENDIVTHAQPAPEPPGIPFRVAIGNFISRLDEHYGFKQTFIPCALLGLLGMFLFSVIFMYLTISTDLASTLNSIDTRYQVCEGDVHGLAATGCVFATDVEPALELLKLIGNELKARVEQHHCRRDDKAPVSGLMSAGEVLKYAKEHSPSVLIPQLSRHLHAMEYLIDRNPQWHIDHCDANGERITYDGVLERRSTRTNHFTILNPKLPFTCTLYNKFQKFFVIVGALALVAILAFAGNYFFKFVLYVKQKRRDQVNRLISEIIHAVSQAAVNASEAANKDGTTGAQQAGVVINHLRDRLLEMPNRRKLSWAWNEALGFLEQHESRIAFEVATIGGEDFKIMRWIDSVPLVSGVSGAGSGSPGASRLGAGSSGSSSTAKKWQGPAFDNSNKIHDPPTPCLKIRQMFDKYEVNDPNLKTIVQDAILEKLGGRCKIYDIQLDRSSCCVYVRCASAKDAGIVHDEINGWWFDNRLVSIKFLRLERYLQRFPRSLAGPVCLKPSNKNNASMSHQLALNSNNGGPAGRYSTNGSRGGNRDDLDTDPEEYDEGEGEEDGEEEEDEEELVAAAARAGTNNRHSVSGNGRRSGRQEQHEDEENDE; encoded by the exons ATGGACAATCTGGATCAGCTTGCCGACGACGAGCTGCGGCTCCGGCTGGTGCAATACGGCTTTCCGAACCTACCGGTAACGTCGACAACGCGCAAAATATTGATCAAAAAGCTTCGCCACCATATCGATTCCGAGAATCAGAAGCTGCGCCGGGAGTCATCGAAAGCGGCACGGTACAGTTCCGGGGAGGAATCGGACGGTAACGATGGCCGAAAGACGACGACGGCCGCACAGCGAAAAATTTACTCCGCCAATATGACGCGAAGTCAGCGTGCAACCGTAGCAGGTCCGGCTGCTGGAATGGGAAGTTCCGTATCGATGCCTCCACCAGCGCCGACGAGCGTCGTCCGGTCAAGTATGACGCGCGTCCCAATAAGCATATCATCAATACCATCATCAGCGTCTACGCCGCATAGtgttagcagcagcagcagcagtagcaataATAATTTTGCGGGAGCGAATGGTGCCGGACCCAATCATCATCGTAGCAATAAGAGTTTATCCCATTCGCCACCGATTGGCAGCACAGTATACATCTCGCCGCTCATTGTGCACGATAGCGAGGAGGAGGACTATTCCCCTACGTTACGCGCGGGTGTAAGAGGTGGCGGTGAATCTTTTTTACGAAACCTTG GCAGTACATCATCGACGCCTGCTTCGCACAGTTCGTTGTTTCGGAAGACGGCCCTAGCAACTGGCAACATTACACCGCCCTCGGCCAACAGCAGCATGTACAGCAACATCGGTGGTGGTGCGGACAATAACAGCAGCGGCGGAGGGAGTGGCCTGCTGAACGACTCCAACGGATCGAACGGTGCCGGTACGGGTGATGTGCCGTACGTGAGCGAGTACACGAAGCGCTTGATGCAGTTGCGCGGCGAAACGGTTTCCCAGGAGAACTACAACAGTGCCATCGGTGGCATTATTGGACGTCGGAGTGTGACTAACAATATGCCGCCCTCTCAACGATACAGTGCCGCTTCCAGTCACCTGCACGCGATACGAACGAACCATCAGCAGCTACCATCGGCAGCCGGGGGAGGAATAGGTGGTGGTGCAGTAGGGGGAATTCTGCACCATCCGATGCGCACAGGTCATCCGCATCTGTTGAACAGTAAAGGTGCACCGGGTACGACATCGTCTCCTCTGGGCAACTCTGGTTCGATTATCGCAGGCAATCACATCCGCCAGCGATACAGCCGGCTGTCGGGAACTAGCGAGTTCAACGAAAACGATATAGTGACACACGCACAACCAGCACCGGAACCACCGGGCATCCCGTTCCGCGTGGCGATAGGCAACTTCATCTCCAGGCTGGACGAACACTACGGCTTCAAACAAACGTTCATCCCCTGTGCTCTGCTCGGCCTGTTGGGGATGTTTCTCTTTTCGGTGATATTCATGTACTTGACCATCAGCACCGATCTGGCCAGTACTCTAAACTCGATTGACACGCGGTACCAGGTATGTGAGGGTGATGTGCACGGACTGGCGGCCACCGGTTGCGTCTTTGCCACGGACGTTGAGCCTGCCCTGGAGCTGCTGAAGCTTATCGGCAACGAACTGAAGGCACGCGTTGAACAGCACCACTGCCGGCGGGACGATAAAGCGCCCGTTTCTGGACTGATGTCTGCCGGGGAGGTCCTCAAGTATGCCAAGGAACACTCGCCATCTGTTCTGATACCACAGCTGTCGCGACACCTGCACGCAATGGAGTATCTCATCGACCGCAACCCGCAGTGGCACATTGACCATTGCGATGCAAACGGAGAACGGATCACGTATGATGGTGTGCTGGAAAGGCGTTCTACTCGCACGAATCACTTCACCATTCTCAACCCGAAGCTACCCTTCACGTGTACGCTGTACAACAAGTTCCAAAAGTTCTTCGTGATCGTTGGTGCGTTGGCGCTGGTGGCGATCCTCGCATTTGCCGGCAACTACTTCTTCAAGTTCGTGCTGTACGTAAAACAGAAGCGCCGTGATCAGGTAAATCGGTTAATTAGCGAGATCATACATGCGGTTAGTCAGGCGGCAGTGAATGCGTCCGAGGCGGCCAACAAGGATGGAACGACCGGCGCACAGCAGGCGGGAGTTGTTATCAATCATCTGCGCGATCGCCTGCTAGAGATGCCGAATCGGCGCAAGCTTTCGTGGGCATGGAACGAAGCGCTGGGCTTTTTGGAACAGCACGAAAGTCGCATCGCGTTCGAGGTAGCTACGATTGGCGGAGAGGACTTCAAGATAATGCGCTGGATCGATAGTGTCCCGTTGGTAAGCGGTGTAAGTGGTGCAGGATCCGGTAGTCCTGGTGCTTCCCGACTGGGCGCGGGATCTTCCGGCAGCAGTTCCACGGCCAAGAAGTGGCAAGGTCCGGCGTTCGATAATAGCAATAAGATACACGATCCACCGACACCTTGCCTCAAGATTCGGCAAATGTTCGACAAGTACGAGGTGAATGATCCAAACCTGAAGACGATCGTGCAGGACGCAATTCTGGAGAAGTTGGGCGGTCGATGTAAGATCTACGATATTCAGCTCGACCGAAGCAGCTGCTGCGTGTACGTGCGATGTGCCTCGGCAAAGGATGCCGGTATCGTGCACGACGAGATCAATGGCTGGTGGTTCGACAATCGGTTGGTGTCAATCAAGTTTCTCCGGCTCGAACGATACCTGCAGCGGTTCCCACGCTCACTCGCTGGACCGGTCTGTCTGAAGCCATCGAATAAGAACAACGCGTCCATGAGTCATCAACTGGCGCTCAACAGTAACAACGGTGGCCCGGCTGGACGTTACTCGACTAATGGTAGCAGAGGAGGCAATCGAGATGATCTCGACACCGATCCCGAAGAGTACGATGAGGGGGAAGGCGAAGAGGACGgcgaggaggaagaggacgaAGAGGAGCTGGTAGCAGCGGCAGCTAGAGCCGGTACTAACAATCGCCACAGTGTGTCCGGTAATGGACGACGTTCCGGGCGACAGGAACAGcacgaagatgaagaaaacgaCGAGTAG
- the LOC125768149 gene encoding D-aminoacyl-tRNA deacylase 1-like isoform X2, with translation MKAIIQRVTSAKVMVGDEAVSSIGRALCMLVGISSDNNANDMERMWVGNRKRTKVPQSTAVR, from the exons ATGAAAGCCATAATACAACGTGTCACCTCAGCGAAAGTGATGG TTGGTGACGAAGCAGTAAGCTCGATTGGCCGTGCACTGTGCATGCTAGTAGGCATTTCATCCGATAACAATGCAAACGATATGGAGCGGATGTGGGTAGGCAATAGAAAA CGCACGAAAGTTCCTCAATCTACGGCTGTTCGATGA
- the LOC125768116 gene encoding WD repeat and HMG-box DNA-binding protein 1: MPFKRSPMRYAHIMGYTSVVYQEDGQCIISVGYDGDIRIWNGIGDDDPPTICVGEHVWAVQQYGDRVLIATDLNTVQAYKYPSLDKDGIEFRFTAYVTCLAKNKRFIVAGSEDATIKVLSLDDGEQFELENLGGPVLSIDVSKRDLLAASTGDGKIHVWDMKTKELKKTIEGLPKVKSFEGVMQFSSPSFDPKTGALLAYPNEKEVVVLSTSSWEVVKKYVHPKLSTKLTVCSFSPMGDYIAAGSVSGIVCIWDCETSKPVEGENPFEANSITKLVWNPKNNGELAISDGNGQVGTVTDIFIETGEEDVDGEDIVLMAEKEAENDNDDGFDDLFAAHTKPDEKDRGKKVSHDNKHTKSDEMDSDNEESDDALNENCFELEKLKSQIMGPTQKSDGPMSDAGFDDDDERETMHSERLVVPKSFPQQSPFQPSSTPYSLEHCYLVYNHVGIVRKHATDKENSIEVEFHDAQLHHGIHLNNFLNHTMAGLSETVLAMACPNEDGNPSKIVCINQAAFGKREWTYTMPRCEEIIAVTASDKIVVVATDSRLLRVYTARGTQREVISVAGPIVALAAYGDHFLVAYHNAPANEDQHISLMIVTCVNFKLRCREVRVPLSAGSEMRWIGYSDRGSPVVYDSAGVLNIYHANYNLWFPIYNAENLPSKNASDSLFIVKVSESTQDVQLVLCRGAKYPLTTPKPVPINVRFILPMCDPESEKESLEDELVRSLYLKVDDADKLMKETAVKLFALACKNECEQRAKELVETIASSQLIPLVIKYASKIRRYHLADSLAPLLPTFQDLEMQEEKLEQESVRENAAIVNELQHINLEAITKKDSTPKIKPLPVGTKKPNNPFRKSTPAGNNEGGISSPASSSGHNDANSSSNPLEHLTGKAIGFSAARNSSPSIGSSSSSRLTSSSDGGQDENRPQNSGIFTPGGGMKFLPWFELNREELQRQHPQTTEAELIKIGMREFKTQQSKGQPGTSTAESGTPKRKLEENDQPETGVSKLAKFGFVKNG, from the exons ATGCCTTTTAAACGTTCCCCCATGCGCTATGCGCACATTATGGGTTACACCAGCGTAGTTTACCAGGAGGATGGGCA GTGCATTATCAGTGTAGGATATGATGGAGATATACGTATATGGAATGGAATTGGAGATGATGATCCTCCGACCATCTGCGTTGGAGAACACGTTTGGGCAGTGCAACAGTACGGCGATCGAGTGCTTATTGCCACGGATCTGAATACCGTACAAGCCTACAAATATCCTTCCTTGGATAAGGATGGTATAGAGTTTCGTTTTACTGCTTACGTGACCTGCCTGGCGAAAAATAAACGG TTCATTGTCGCTGGTTCCGAGGATGCAACAATCAAAGTGTTATCGCTAGACGATGGAGAACAGTTCGAGCTGGAGAATCTTGGTGGTCCAGTGTTGAGTATTGACGTAAGCAAACGTGATCTGTTGGCCGCCAGTACCGGTGATGGCAAAATTCATGTCTGGGACATGAAAACCAAGGAactgaaaaaaacaatagaaggATTGCCAAAGGTGAAAAGTTTTGAGGGCGTTATGCAATTTT CTTCTCCCTCATTCGACCCGAAAACGGGAGCACTGCTTGCCTATCCTAATGAAAAGGAAGTAGTCGTTTTGAGCACATCCAGCTGGGAGGTGGTTAAGAAATACGTCCATCCGAAACTGTCCACCAAGCTGACTGTGTGTAGTTTTTCTCCGATGGGGGACTATATAGCGGCTGGGAGCGTATCGGGTATCGTTTGCATTTGGGACTGTGAAACCAGCAAACCCGTAGAAGGTGAAAATCCATTCGAAGCAAACTCAATCACGAAGTTAGTCTGGAATCCCAAGAATAATGGCGAACTAGCGATTTCGGACGGAAATGGGCAGGTGGGCACGGTAACGGACATTTTCATCGAAACTGGCGAAGAGGACGTCGATGGGGAAGATATTGTATTGATGGCCGAGAAGGAAGCTGAGAATGACAATGACGATGGTTTCGATGATCTGTTCGCTGCAC ATACTAAACCGGATGAAAAGGACAGAGGCAAGAAAGTTTCGCATGATAATAAAC ataCTAAATCGGATGAAATGGACAGTGACAACGAAGAGTCGGATGACGCATTAAACGAAAACTGTTTCGAGCTGGAAAAGCTAAAGTCTCAAATTATGGGCCCGACACAAAAATCCGACGGTCCAATGTCCGATGCGGGAtttgacgacgatgatgaacgTGAAACGATGCACAGTGAGCGGCTGGTAGTGCCCAAGTCTTTCCCTCAGCAGTCCCCCTTTCAGCCTAGTTCTACACCATACTCGCTGGAGCATTGCTATCTGGTGTATAATCACGTCGGAATCGTGCGAAAACACGCGACCGACAAGGAGAACTCGATTGAGGTAGAGTTTCACGATGCCCAGCTTCATCATGGCATTCATTTGAACAATTTCCTAAACCATACGATGGCAGGACTAAGCGAAACCGTACTAGCTATGGCTTGTCCAAACGAAGATGGAAACCCAAGCAAGATCGTGTGCATTAATCAGGCTGCGTTTGGAAAGCGCGAGTGGACCTACACGATGCCACGATGTGAGGAAATCATAGCTGTTACCGCATCGGATAAGATTGTTGTCGTCGCCACAGACAGCCGCTTGCTGCGAGTGTATACGGCACGTGGAACCCAACGGGAAGTGATTTCCGTAGCGGGACCAATTGTCGCCCTCGCTGCGTACGGGGATCACTTTCTAGTAGCGTATCACAATGCTCCGGCCAACGAGGACCAGCACATCAGTTTGATGATAGTGACATGTGTGAATTTCAAGTTGCGCTGTCGTGAAGTGCGTGTACCTCTCTCAGCCGGGTCGGAGATGCGATGGATTGGGTATTCGGATCGAGGATCACCCGTTGTTTATGATAGTGCGGGTGTACTCAACATTTACCATGCCAACTACAACCTTTGGTTCCCGATTTATAATGCTGAAAATTTG CCATCGAAAAACGCTTCAGATAGTTTGTTCATCGTCAAGGTTTCGGAATCGACACAGGACGTGCAGCTGGTATTGTGCCGTGGTGCCAAGTACCCACTAACAACTCCCAAACCTGTGCCGATCAATGTGCGATTCATTCTTCCTATGTGTGATCCAGAAAGCGAAAAAGAGTCTCTTGAGGATGAGCTGGTGCGTTCGCTTTACCTCAAAGTAGATGATGCTGATAAGTTAATGAAGGAAACGGCAGTCAAACTGTTTGCG CTTGCTTGTAAAAATGAGTGTGAACAGCGTGCGAAGGAGCTGGTGGAAACGATTGCCTCGAGTCAGCTGATTCCGCTGGTGATTAAATATGCGAGCAAGATTCGTCGGTATCATTTGGCAGATAGTTTGGCACCCTTGTTGCCCACCTTTCAGGATCTG GAAATGCAGGAGGAAAAATTGGAGCAGGAAAGCGTCCGAGAAAATGCGGCCATCGTAAACGAACTGCAGCACATCAATCTTGAGGCGATCACTAAGAAAGATAGCACACCGAAAATA AAACCGCTTCCAGTTGGCACGAAAAAGCCGAACAACCCATTCCGCAAATCGACGCCAGCCGGGAACAACGAGGGTGGCATATCGTCACCCGCTTCGAGCTCGGGCCATAACGatgccaacagcagcagtaatCCGTTGGAACATTTGACCGGCAAAGCGATTGGGTTTTCGGCCGCCCGCAACAGCAGTCCGAGCattggcagcagcagcagcagcaggctgACATCGTCGAGCGACGGCGGACAGGACGAAAATCGTCCACAGAACAGTGGCATCTTTACGCCTGGTGGAGGCATGAAGTTTCTACCTTGGTTTGAGCTAAACCGAGAAGAGTTGCAGAGACAGCATCCGCAGACGACCGAAGCGGAACTCATCAAAATTGGTATGCGTGAGTTCAAGACACAGCAGTCGAAAGGTCAACCGGGCACATCAACCGCGGAAAGTGGAACACCCAAACGGAAACTTGAAGAAAACGATCAGCCCGAAACTGGTGTGTCGAAATTGGCAAAGTTTGGCTTCGTAAAGAATGGTTAG